A single genomic interval of Halobacillus halophilus DSM 2266 harbors:
- a CDS encoding ATP-dependent 6-phosphofructokinase translates to MKKIGVLTSGEDAPGMNAAIRAVVRSGTYHGMEMVGVKHGSYGVIHELFEEINEKSVGSIMQRGGTILQSSISEEIYTEEGLQRGIGNLKNENIEALVIIGGREALKTAQAFSKFDFPCVVIPATIESNIPGVDYTIGFHTALNNIIHYIDRIRDTASSHEKTSIVEVAGEDAGNIAYYAGLAGGAEKILIPGWKEDADYIIQQIKAGDEKRYSIIVIAEGSINGEDFKRQLKEQAGVESRLIALGDTQRGGAPTGIDRILASRLGVFAIESLLNHESSKMVGIYHNELVSYDLDELPSHKADMGESMYQLFKKLS, encoded by the coding sequence ATGAAGAAAATCGGTGTATTAACGAGTGGAGAAGATGCTCCAGGCATGAATGCTGCCATCCGTGCAGTCGTAAGATCAGGTACTTATCATGGCATGGAAATGGTGGGAGTAAAGCATGGATCGTATGGTGTGATTCATGAACTATTCGAGGAAATAAATGAAAAGTCGGTCGGCTCGATCATGCAACGGGGAGGAACCATCCTGCAGTCGTCTATAAGCGAAGAAATTTATACAGAGGAAGGTCTGCAGAGAGGAATAGGGAACTTGAAAAATGAAAATATAGAAGCGCTTGTTATTATTGGCGGTAGAGAGGCTCTAAAAACCGCCCAGGCCTTCAGTAAGTTCGATTTCCCCTGTGTGGTCATACCTGCCACCATTGAAAGTAATATTCCAGGGGTGGATTACACGATAGGTTTCCATACAGCCCTCAACAACATTATCCATTACATAGATCGAATTCGGGACACCGCATCGTCTCACGAGAAAACCTCCATTGTTGAAGTAGCGGGGGAGGATGCGGGAAATATAGCGTATTATGCTGGACTGGCCGGCGGCGCTGAGAAAATATTAATTCCAGGCTGGAAAGAGGATGCAGATTATATTATTCAACAGATCAAGGCTGGAGATGAGAAAAGATACAGCATTATTGTGATTGCGGAAGGGAGTATAAATGGGGAGGATTTCAAACGCCAATTGAAAGAGCAAGCAGGAGTGGAGTCGCGTTTGATCGCTTTAGGCGATACCCAGCGCGGGGGCGCGCCCACAGGAATCGATCGAATTTTAGCCAGCCGGCTGGGAGTGTTTGCAATTGAATCACTGCTGAATCATGAATCAAGTAAAATGGTTGGAATTTACCACAATGAACTGGTGAGTTATGATTTAGATGAGCTTCCTTCTCATAAGGCTGATATGGGCGAAAGTATGTATCAGTTGTTTAAAAAACTATCCTGA